From a single Pelmatolapia mariae isolate MD_Pm_ZW linkage group LG20, Pm_UMD_F_2, whole genome shotgun sequence genomic region:
- the LOC134618441 gene encoding protein NLRC3-like — translation MFVKNELKKIQKLLSPDHPETLKSQMEDEEMFEGEDEDERKSCREAFLKITLHFLRRLKQHEMADHLQSKIFAPLYKRELKAQLKKKFQCVFEGIAKAGSPTLLNQIYTELHITEGGTAEGVAGIGKTVLTQKYSLDWAEDKANQDIQFIFPFTFRELNMLKEEKFSLVGLVHHFFNQTNQSGICRLEDFQVVFILDGLDECRLNLDFNKTKILTETRKSTSLDKLLTNLIRGSLLPSARLWITTRPAAANQIPPQCVDMVTEVRGFTDPQKEEYFRKRFRDEEQASRIISHIKKARSLHIMCHIPVFCWITATVLEDVLETREGGQLPKTLTEMYIHFLVVHAKVKRPGR, via the exons atgaagatgaaagaaagagcTGCAGAGAAGCATTTCTGAAGATCACACTCCACTTCTTGAGGAGACTTAAGCAGCATGAGATGGCTGACcatctgcagagca aaatatttgcTCCACTCTATAAACGTGAACTTAAAGCCcaactgaagaagaagttccagtgtgtgtttgagggcataGCTAAAGCAGGAagcccaacccttctgaatcagatctacacagagctccacatcacagagggagggactgcagag ggagtggctggcattgggaaaacagtcttaacacagaaatacagcctggactgggctgaagacaaagccaaccaggacatccagttcatatttccattcactttcagagagctgaatatgctgaaagaggaaaagttcagcttggtgggacttgttcatcacttctttaatCAAACTAACCAATCAGGAATCTGCAGgcttgaagacttccaggttgtgttcatacttgatggtctggatgagtgtcgacttaaTTTGGACTTCAACAAAACTAAAATCCTGACTGAAACcagaaagtccacctcattgGATaagctgctgacaaacctcatcaGAGGGAGCCTGCTCCCttctgctcgcctctggataaccacacgacctgcagcagccaatcagatccctcctcaGTGTGTcgacatggtgacagaggtcagagggttcactgatccacagaaggaggagtacttcaggaagagatttaGAGATGAGGAGCaagccagcaggatcatctcccacatcaagaaagctcgaagcctccacatcatgtgccacatcccagtcttctgctggatcactgctacagttctggaggatgtgctggaaaccagagagggaggacagctgcccaagaccctgactgagatgtacatccacttcctggtggttcacgCCAAAGTGAAGAGAccaggaagatga